The genomic DNA AGCCCGCTTTACGTGAGCTCAACTTTGGCGGCTTAAATGACTACTTTCAGCATAAGCACTTCACCTGCCAGTCTTTGCTTGCAAGATAATATAGCTTCATGCTACCATCTGATCAAACCTATTGATCCTTTACTGATTGCAAcagtcgaaaagaaaaaaaaagacccccTTCGCTTCTCTAAAATGCTGGTGTGACTGCGCACAACGGAAGTGCGCCAGTGCCTTAGGGTCGCTTATGTTATCCCTCAGCCAATAATATCAAATTATTGAATTCAGGGTAGGATGCTTGGGTAGAAGAGAACGTgcatgcaagaaagaaagaacctcAAAAGACCGAGAAAAAGGGGGTGGTGATGTGTTCTGTGACCTGGCGGCCCCTGCGATACTAGCGGTCTACAAACCCTATCGCACGGTTGTCCACCGTAGAACGTTAAGCGTTCAGTAATCTCCGCGTAACCTGAAGGTTGCTCAAAGACGCATGAAAAGAATGACTCTGCGACAAGGAAATTTACATCGCCCTGCGAGTGCCGCAACCGCCTCGCCCTATCATGGACTGGTTTCTAATATGTTCGCCATGCCGTCGCCAAGTCGTGGGAATCGGTAGGGTGGTGAAGGAGCGAAATGAGGAAGCAGTCGTAATAGGGGCCTTCTTGCCGAGCCTGCGATACAGGGTGTTGTTGTATAGGCGCTCTTTTCTATGGCAGTTGTGGATTAAGCTATTTTAAATGTTGAATCCCCTTAAAGAGCGCGAAGAGCAATGCTTATGGCATTCAAACTCCAAAACAAGCATAATGCAAAAATTCATCTGCTTTTCTGGTTCTTGTGGGAACGCTACATGCCGCAGTATTTGTGAGTGAAATGATGCCTTCAGCGTATTTCTGACGGAATGTACATTCTCAACAACATGCATGAAAATGGTGAGTGAAAACTTTGGTATTACGTGCACGGCAAAAACGGTCGTTGTTTTTTTCGTGTCAGTCGCTTCCGGTAAAAGAGCACTAAAAAGACACTTTATCAATTTTAATTTTAGAGTATTCTATATTCATTCATTTTTACCGTTAGAAGTTGCCAACTACAAGGGCAAGTGAAGGGTCGCAGTGCAATGTTCTGAATTGAGGAGCCGATCACAAGCGCTGCTCCATCATGCATTTCAAACGACCTCTTCAAGTTCACGCCAATACTGCTCGGCAAAAGTTTGTGAATTTATCTCAATTCAGTCGCTGGCTCTTTTTGAATGCAATGTTGTCCTTTTTTAACGATCATAAATAAACTAGGCTTATCCAGACGACATCAAAATCTGCGACGTATCGGCGTCCTGGTGCAGAAATTTCAAGATGATGGCGGAATAATCCTACGTTTTTGCATTGTTTTTCGCCTTGCCAAGCTTTCTGTGATGGTTAGACATCTTCTTGGCATTGCGAAAACGTAACTTACTCAAGCATCTTGACctcatgttttttttccttcgtttaaAAACTTAGATTAGGGGGTTtaacgtaccaaaaccacttgctgattatgaggcacacggtagtggaggactccggaaatttcgaccacctggggttcttaaacgtgcacctaaatctaagtacacgggcatttttgcacttcgcccccatcgaaatgtggccgccgcgtctacgattcgatcccacgatctcgtgctcagcaggcaaatgccatagccactgagtaaccatgACGGGTTTTTCTCCGTTTAAGAAGGACGCTTGGCGTTTATGCACCGGAACGCTACATATTGTTGAGCTTGCTGGGAAGAGGAGTGCTGTCTTCGTGACAGCGGTGGGCGTCATATGGCGGATTGTGGTCACGACATATATGCACCATTCACGTTATTGCTTTAACACTACGTTAACATCCTTTGCCAATCTTCCACAATGGGTATGACGCTTTGGGTGAAGGCCGCTATAAGGAAGCAATACAAGACCCAAAAGGGAAGTCGGCAGCAAGTCATTAAAAAAGTTGGCTATACGGGAGTGAAACAGGCGGCATCAAAAACATCTGAGAGGGAAAAGGTGAAAAGAATGGGAACATAGCATGCATTCAGGTAGGAACGTTGGGCTAAATAGAATTGACGAAGATGTCACTAACTGGAAATTGAACAagtagtctacacagaagtgaAGAACATAGCAATGTGGTGTGACACGACATTCTTTGAATACGAATTGCGATAACGTCTACATTCGTCGTGAGTGGGTTATGCCTAAATGTTTAAATAGCATTGCTATGCATTATTTTTTGAAATAATTTGCTGGAAAGGTTACACGTTACATTTGTTTCACATGTCACACATGAACGTTCAGTGAACTCCGTCTACACTCAAAAAGACGAAACTCTTGCACAAACAATTGTGGAAAAGTAAGCGATCCAAATGAAATGACGTGGTTATGTTGTTCACAGTGATAAACACTGTGGCGCATTACTATCGCTGCGGTTGTACTCACGTAGGCACACAGACTGGCACTTCATTTCTGACAAGAAATAGTTGTGTTGTTTCGTACAAGTAGTGTAGCTGAATAGTTTGCAACTTTGACTCAACCGGTCAAAATACCAGGCATGAGATACTAGCGAACACATTCCAGCGGTTGGTTGTTTCAGACATACAGCGTCTGCTCGTCCAGTGGGAGCTGAAAAATGTTTAAATTTTCATTAGTATCAACAATGTGTCGAATAAGTACCGCTCATTTGCTCCAAGTGTAAAAGTGAAAAATTGAGAGACCTGCAAGATTACGGGAAGGTAGTCGCTTCCAAAGGAGTCTGTAAGAAATCTCTACTCAAGGCATGGTAGAAGTGTTGCAGAACCAACTGCCAGATCTATTGAGGAGCAGGTGTCATGTGTAGTGCTGTATTAGGTTGGGACCTTTTTGTTGAACAGGCATGCTCCAGGAGACAGAACCAATTTTTCAAGTACGCGGCCTCTAGCGTGACACCGTGAGTGCCCCCAGAGCCTACTGTGAGCATTAAAATGACCAACCACAACAGACGGCTCAGGAAACTAGTCTACAAATTTTTCAAACTCAGTAATGTCAAGCAGCTTGTCTTGTGGAATGTACAAAGATCACATTGTAATAAGCCTATTAAGCAAGATAGCTCGTGCGGCTACTGATCCAAAAGGCACTTAGGTTTTAGATGTTTGCACGGAACCATCTGATATTGTTACTACCACATCACCTGATGCAGCGTTTCCATCATCTCCGTCTTTGCATGCACCgcagcattaaaggccattctGAAGGAGGACTACCGCAATGCATTCCAGAGCTGGAGTCGCTATGTCAacgcaaaaggagagtattttgaagatttttaaACTCTTTTAGGGATAAATTCAAGAGCTAAGTTTTAACGGCCTTACTGACATTGAGGACAGACCCTGTACATCGATAGCATATCTGTAACTGTTTGGTTCAGGCATGCAGTGAGGTCATTTGTTTAAGTGTGGTATGGTTGTCGTTTACTTGTGTTTCGTGGCATAAGATCGAAGTAGATCTTGAATAATCCTACATAACGAAGTAGCGGCATCTGTCTATGAGAAGCTGGTGAGGAGCTTCGTGGTGTAACACGACGCCTTAGAGCAGGAAACCTGCGACGTGGGTAGCGCAACTGGTCTGGATGGATCGTGTGAAGGCGTAGCAGGTTTAATAATTCGTTGCAACGGCAATTTAAATATTTCCAGCTCTttagacagggagagagagagaaaaaaacatttattcgaaccatcgaggtggttgctcttgaggtcgagtaggtggtgtcctcattccaggactccactggccatggctgctcgacgtacttgctggacgagagcttcttgtcccgccagggtatcgccggtcagctgtacctcccaccgctcaaatgacgtgctaggcgtctttaagtgttgaggtttgcccccgcacccccacgagatgtggaagagtgtagggccTGTGTCGCCGCACCAGCGGCAGATGCCGCGATGAGTATGCGGGAACATcttactgtatttgtgtaggttaggaaatgtgtttgcctgaataagtcggagagctgcggcatcttcagtgctgagctttctgtgaggcggaggataaatcctgccgTTGAGACGGACACCGTCTCCAGTCTGCAGCGCATTGTAGAAACGGTGGAAAAGGGATTTGTTACAGTTTTCACGTGGCATTTATGTATTCTCGTATATTCagattacaatccgagagctttCATGTGTCTAGGTTGTGTGTgttgtagtttacgatttttctgcgtatttcGTCTTGAGAAATTCAATCAGTTTAACtccttgcgtcacatgaacgGCCTGGTTATGTGCGgttcaaaaatgtttttgcaaATGCGATGTCCGACGTCGGACAGCGGACGCCGACGTGGTATTCttcacgctatcgcgttaaaatcaaGGCACGGACAGGAAACATGTTGATTACCTTACTAATGCTGCCGAGATGAGTGAAAACAGCTAAAcaactgcaaaaaaaattttCTGCAGGGTAAAATGCTTTTGTCGCGTGATTTCAACAAACTTGCCAGAAATGGCGACGCAGTCCTGGCGACGTGAAGCATACGTTATACAGCATACTCACGTTGGCATAATTGCTGGCACTTGTGAATAGTGTGGAAGCGGTTGCTAGCAGAGCTGCAGGAACCTGTGGTGAGCATTTTGCAAGATTTATAGGAAACGTCATAATACCAGAGGGCACCTGCTCGCCTACAGTTGTTGCCATCATACGGTGATATGTGACATAACATTGGCACTGTAGCGTTCTTGACTTGCGGCTTTCTGAAAAACGCTGAAAGTTGCGCAACAAGAAACGGAGCCACGATGACTAGGTGAATAAATTGTCATTATTAAAGTAATGCTTGTTAATGGTAAACTACTAGTTCATACCAGCTCGTCAAAATGCAGTCGGGAAGACGAATATGTCGTGCCAGGTTCAGAATTAGTTTGCTTGGTAAAGccaaagaaaatatatatattttttgtgaaAAGTAACAGTTCCACGAGAAAATTAGGTGCTATGCACAAAATTGACTTAGCAATGAATTGCACTTACATAATCAACTTATAATCATCATGTAACGGTCCGCTATTTTCCTAACCCGGCTGGCTTTCTCGAACTAAATGAGCGGTgtcggacacacacacacacacacacacacacacacacacacacacacacacacacacacacacacacacacacacacacacacacacatatatatatatatatatatatatatatatatatatatatatatatatatatatatgtggtttGTTGTTTTCCGGAGCATGAATATATTAACATGCAGCACCTAATTTATTAAATATAGGTGCGCCCTTACTTTTACTCTACAAAGTTGGCTGCAGTAAAATGTTTTACATTATTAACAAGCCAGACGGGTTTTATTTGGGCTTAACGGCTTGCATGTACCGTCCTTCTCGCGTTATCAGACAGGCTTAGACTGGTTCTTAATTTCTATATTCACATCTCcttataaaagaaagaaaggtaacaTTTTCTACTTGGTGCTATTTCGTCTCCCCTTCTTTACGTCGCTCTATTTTGCACTCTCTTGAAGATGCCGGCATCAACTCACCCAATTACCAATCGACACTGGGAAACAgcagaggtaaaaaaaaatgttactctAGAACTGCTTGTCAAAGGAGCTCCAAGCCAAACGCTATATTCAGCATACTAAGATACAAAGAGCTGTTGCAACTGCAAAGGCTCTTACTGGCAAGAACTCTGTGGCTTTGTCACCTGAACTATTGTATAGTAATGAAAAAACCATGTTTTGTAAGAGGAGACAGCCTTGCAATATTCATTAAAGACTCTTCCTCTGGAATGTGATATGGTTAGCATGTCTGACAGCACTGATCTAACTGAAGCAACACGTTCGAAGCAACTTACTCTGCAACACCCTGCATACTATGCTTGCTCTAGAAAATTCCTTTTGAATTAAACTTaagcataactttttttttacacgagCGAGTAGATAGCAATAACTTCAGCGGTATTTTTAGCCTGAACAACAGGTTAAGTTACAAACTAACACATCACAGAAGGTCAATAAACACGTCAGGAAATGGTTGATTGCAGCACCCTACTTTATGCGCAGGACATGTTGATGAACAATCTCGGCCAATTGCCTGGCAATAGCTCCCGGGGAAGATGTTTGAAGATAGAAGAAACGTTGATAAATCACTTACCAACGAAAACATTTGAAGCTTTAGATACGAGTAGCAGCACTTTGCGCGTAAACATACAGTTTATCTAGGACCACGCATAACTAACCTTGTACTAATATCAATCGGAAGAAAAGCATAAATGTCGTTAGGCGCTTCATACCCCACAGCGCTTAATCGAAAGTTCCACCGTGCTACTGCCTTCAGCAAGAGCTATAGAGCTGCATACAGCTTTTCACACACAATACCTCTTTCAAATATCAACTCCGCCGTGTTCTTGGCATGTGCGACGAAGTCCTGTGCGAATTTTTTCAAGTGATTATAGCGGCAAGTGTGACTTGTATTGTTATAATTTCACATACGTCTGTGAGCAGCTGCTCTTTCACGTTCAAAGAGGCAAAAAAAGTAGATTCTCCTGATTCTGTTGCCAAAGGGATGCTTCTTACCATCCAGGCGGGAGGTAAATGCTTCGTCTAGTGTTTTCGTAAAAAGACAACACTACGTAATATTCGACGTGATTCACGCCTCGTGTGATATAGGAGCTGTGTGGCCTGAAAAAAAGCTATAGTAAAAGAGTATGATCTAGGTGCAGACACGAAAAGACACTTTTTCCTCTGTCATTGTTCATTAatatgtaccccccccccccccccgcccccgttCCGCGTCTTCTACACTGTAACCAATTACGAACCTGATGTCCCCGCCAGAAGCCATCGTGGCTGGGTGGAAATGTGTTATTAGAGCGAGAACGTTTATTATAGTCAAACCAAGAGCACGAAGCATATTCATCAGAACAGCATATTCTAGAAGAATTATTGGGCAGTTATGTTGTCCTCACAGTGACCACTACTTCCTGTAAATACGCAGTATTTTTAGGACTCAGTTATAAGCCCGATGCTTTGGTGTGAAGGCAGCAAAACCTGCTCTCTGTTTTGTCGTTCCCTAGTTATATGTCTGCATAGAGGAGCAATTGTTCCATTCCTTTTCTCTAgttctctttctttcgtttccGCAGGTGGATTCTGGCGAAGGCGTCGGTCCGCTTATTGGACGATATTGTTGGAGAGGCTTAATTATATACATAATATTTAACCTACCTTGTGCCTACTATTGGGAAAGAAATTATGTTTCCACTTCGCGAGCTTATTGAAGTAAATACTGATACGAGACATCTAGAGAATGGTAAGAACAATGAAAATACACTAGACAAACAGGAGCGTTCATACATTCTAATCCCATTGCTCGAGCGATTCACGAGAAGTCATGTAATATGTTCCAACATGGTTTAAACGATTGCTTTGGTGATCTTAACTTCCCTCTGAAACCGCAAATTTCTTTACTCTAACACCATATGATTATTCACAAGCGATTACGTATCCCACAGTAAAGCATCTTCGAATACGCTAAACATTTACCAGACAAAGTGCGCAGCGTAACGTGAAATATCCAACACAATAGTTTCTATAGGAATTGTCACTCTGCTAGTAAATTTGGGGTGGATAAAGGGGGCGGGTTCTCGGAGCAAAGATCGAAAGGTATTAAAAGAAGCACCTTTTCACAGGTACTTGTGTACAAAACATATGGGCCATCCTATTGGCTTCAAGTGAATATATAGTGTTGTGCGGATATCGCAAATATGTAAAGACGT from Dermacentor albipictus isolate Rhodes 1998 colony chromosome 7, USDA_Dalb.pri_finalv2, whole genome shotgun sequence includes the following:
- the LOC135920987 gene encoding amblin-like produces the protein MKRLTTFMLFFRLILVQGSCSSASNRFHTIHKCQQLCQPPTGRADAVCLKQPTAGMCSLVSHAWYFDRLSQSCKLFSYTTCTKQHNYFLSEMKCQSVCLPQRSPKAFCSEPPIPTFCTGTAHRWYFDERKNTCLVYLNKRCGKGRNRFKTFAQCMERCSYATS